From a single Stomoxys calcitrans chromosome 4, idStoCalc2.1, whole genome shotgun sequence genomic region:
- the LOC106081439 gene encoding uncharacterized protein LOC106081439 has protein sequence MGQDWQHDFNEIKGRGLHLLRTEKWADCRFLVGSPPNQKSIAGHKLILAMASPVFETMFFGHLADKDDPIVIPDVQPEAFDAMLEYIYSDNINIKSFDKACELCYVAKKYMLPHVVEQCTHFLWADLSPKNACRAYEFAKLFDEPRLMQSSMELIADNTREVLEDPSFTDIEVSTLMAILDQDKLNIDSELDLFNALLRFANERSVFRDDTMLEIGGRSDQNTAASGGGIIPVEEIKMEPDVNAMMQGHEEEYNEENNDGSFNHHESPSPDVVVVDSDASVSNDGELPRIPNNDQPSTSAAAAVAAGASINYLMETQRHVINEDMLRQAVKKIRFLTMTPQQFADGPARSKLLKQHEALAILIEISSPSVNDCPMPEGFCRSRCSRKYYEQRSNQRDLSSYRHSLQPTGSGNICNFTPMDSSMDHIPNQVLASGRNQCNILPVTNTNPLMARAQAGIPLVAPVSESDSVTNDTRRSYCVCTGSPQFHYRNNSVSDCGLTFRVDTNIWITGVQVPTQVLCGELMNSAGFSERYAEILYAHLQDIQGSRLSYTHCTSRVRYDSLLEISFDSPVYIYRNQIYKVFVVFNKIGWYPMYNSVLDVECNRVKFSFNVGDPSESVRCGLIRAIVFSTPQEYTRHIIE, from the exons ATGGGTCAGGATTGGCAGcatgatttcaatgaaattaaaggGCGCGGATTGCATTTGCTGCGTACTGAGAAGTGGGCAGATTGTCGTTTCCTTGTTGGTTCTCCCCCGAATCAGAAGAGTATAGCTGGCCATAAATTAATCCTGGCTATGGCATCGCCGGTTTTCGAAACAATGTTCTTTGGCCATTTAGCGGACAAGGACGATCCTATTGTGATTCCAGATGTTCAGCCAGAGGCGTTTGATGCCATGttggaatatatatattcggaCAACATTAATATTAAATCCTTCGATAAGGCTTGCGAGTTATGCTATGTGGCTAAGAAGTACATGTTACCGCATGTGGTAGAGCAATGTACTCACTTTCTTTGGGCCGATTTGAGTCCAAAGAATGCGTGCAGGGCATACGAGTTTGCTAAATTGTTCGATGAGCCAAGGCTAATGCAGAGTAGCATGGAA TTAATCGCGGATAATACACGAGAAGTTTTGGAAGATCCTAGTTTCACGGACATAGAAGTCTCAACCTTAATGGCTATTTTGGATCAAGACAAATTAAACATTGACTCTGAATTGGATTTGTTTAATGCATTGCTTCGATTTGCAAATGAAAGAAGTGTTTTTCGTGATGACACCATGCTCGAAATAGGCGGGCGTAGTGATCAGAATACAGCCGCTAGTGGGGGAGGGATTATCCCTGTTGAGGAAATTAAAATGGAACCGGACGTCAATGCCATGATGCAAGGACACGAGGAGGAATATAATGAAGAGAATAACGATGGCAGCTTTAATCACCACGAATCACCATCACCAGACGTAGTGGTTGTTGACAGCGACGCATCAGTTTCGAATGATGGGGAACTGCCCCGGATTCCGAACAACGATCAACCGTCAACATCGGCTGCTGCTGCAGTGGCAGCTGGTGCAAGTATAAATTACCTTATGGAAACTCAACGTCATGTTATAAATGAAGACATGCTGCGACAAGCTGTCAAAAAGATACGATTTCTTACAATGACTCCTCAGCAATTTGCTGATGGCCCAGCTCGCTCGAAACTTTTAAAACAACATGAAGCTCTAGCCATTCTTATTGAAATTTCGAGCCCATCTGTTAACGACTGTCCTATGCCAGAGGGATTTTGTAGATCTCGTTGCAGCCGAAAATATTACGAACAGCGTAGCAACCAACGTGATCTCTCTTCATATCGCCATTCTCTCCAGCCTACCGGAAGTGGTAATATATGCAATTTTACCCCCATGGACTCATCTATGGATCATATTCCTAACCAAGTTTTGGCTTCTGGTCGCAATCAGTGCAACATACTCCCAGTAACAAATACAAATCCACTGATGGCTAGAGCTCAGGCGGGAATTCCACTGGTTGCTCCCGTGAGTGAAAGTGATTCAGTGACTAATGATACACGTCGTTCGTACTGCGTATGTACAGGAAGCCCCCAATTCCATTATCGAAATAACAGTGTTAGTGACTGTGGATTGACATTTCGAGTAGACACTAATATTTGGATAACAG gtGTTCAAGTGCCTACACAAGTTTTGTGCGGGGAATTGATGAATTCGGCTGGATTTTCTGAAAGGTATGCTGAAATACTTTATGCTCATTTGCAGGACATTCAAGGATCTCGTCTAAGTTACACCCACTGCACTTCGCGTGTACGCTATGACTCGCTCTTGGAAATATCTTTTGACAGCCCAGTATACATCTATCGAAACCAGATATATAAGGTGTTcgttgtgtttaacaaaattggGTGGTATCCAATGTACAATTCAGTTCTCGATGTCGAATGTAATCGCGTTAAATTCTCTTTTAACGTTGGTGATCCAAGTGAATCTGTACGTTGTGGTCTTATAAGGGCTATTGTTTTTTCAACGCCACAAGAATACACCAGGCATATAATTGAATGA